One genomic window of Helicobacter canis includes the following:
- a CDS encoding type II toxin-antitoxin system YafQ family toxin: MRKIDIKNTFKKDYRKVLKQGWSECDIDEVIKQLAGDDILAPALRDHPLMGDYKDFRECHIKGDLVIVYKRSVEILSLYRIGRHQDIFKGY, translated from the coding sequence ATGAGAAAAATTGACATCAAAAACACCTTTAAAAAAGATTACAGGAAAGTTTTAAAGCAAGGTTGGAGTGAGTGCGATATTGATGAAGTGATTAAGCAACTTGCAGGTGATGATATTTTAGCCCCAGCATTGAGAGACCATCCACTAATGGGCGATTATAAAGACTTTAGAGAATGCCATATCAAAGGCGATTTAGTAATTGTGTATAAGCGAAGTGTAGAGATTCTAAGCCTTTATCGCATAGGGCGACACCAAGATATTTTCAAAGGCTACTAA
- a CDS encoding NYN domain-containing protein, whose translation MKKVAVFIDWENLRLDIHHIQRTHINRRDITFNYNSIRDITFLIHSFIDTSEDISKIFFYTALPLSQDEIDKKANSLPQEIQSKITAYASTTSEKIRKIHKQVSSFIKHIAFEEYFAVRLGELKISGFDPNGRPIISQKQVDMLLGLDISHIAYQKLADKVIIFCKDTDITPALKCARVNGLEVIIASIKEGYKVADKLRKHSDVLRERSLITIANNLKGVSND comes from the coding sequence ATGAAAAAAGTCGCAGTATTTATCGACTGGGAGAATCTGCGCCTAGACATTCACCATATCCAGCGCACGCATATCAATCGCCGCGATATTACTTTCAACTACAACAGCATTAGAGATATTACATTTCTTATCCATTCTTTTATTGACACAAGCGAAGATATTAGCAAAATCTTTTTCTACACGGCATTGCCACTTTCACAAGATGAGATAGATAAAAAAGCCAATTCTCTCCCCCAAGAAATCCAGAGTAAAATCACCGCCTATGCAAGCACTACAAGCGAGAAAATACGCAAAATACACAAGCAAGTAAGTAGTTTTATCAAGCATATTGCCTTTGAAGAGTATTTTGCGGTGCGATTAGGAGAGCTTAAAATCTCTGGTTTTGACCCAAATGGCAGACCCATCATAAGCCAAAAACAAGTCGATATGCTACTAGGGCTTGATATTTCCCATATTGCCTACCAAAAGCTAGCAGACAAAGTCATCATATTTTGTAAAGATACAGACATCACACCTGCACTCAAATGCGCCAGAGTAAATGGGCTAGAAGTCATCATCGCTAGTATAAAAGAGGGCTACAAAGTCGCCGATAAGCTTAGAAAACATAGCGATGTCCTACGAGAAAGAAGCCTAATCACTATCGCAAATAATCTCAAAGGAGTTTCAAATGACTAG
- a CDS encoding Eco57I restriction-modification methylase domain-containing protein: MTTPLQTFTTSPYTLEHFKDFIQQAFPQAQLLDSPTTPYKEGHIIHAYTPICDEIELESSHILQVYAFETSSTRAKVTLHQELAKIAKDNASHILACFYDPSDTKEFRLSLITTGFDFEANKSTHSNLRRQSFTLGDSIPTHTAQKQLKDLIDSKAKSKDTLEEVFSLEPVTKEFYAEYKKLYDSLCQTLNASPAVINALNGYQGASGEQATSAFVKKLLGRIIFLYFLQKKGWLGVEQGKQWGSGDKHFFRTLFARAKKQGQSFYAKLLCPLFFESLNTKRQGDYSQELGCKIPFLNGGLFEEAKLPATEHHSFDRHIAIEQALDNTQFEAIFELFDRYHFTIEESTPDNVEISIDPEMLGKVFENLIDYNKDTGAFYTRRPIVHFMCKNALTRYLQIQLLGSIAQADLSDSSAKVDSRKTAQCPESTFDKTAQNASDSHDIKVENVFDNHAADSRKSAAKPTPEISQAIHNLIFHQDPSHLPQTTQSQILSLLQECTILDNAIGSGAFPMGLLLEILEAIHALCPELKEEQLAAHKRQIIANQIYGVDIDADAIEIAKLRFWLSIAVDESSPSPLPNLDFKLMQGNSLLESICGIPVLPRLASHLEQPQTLLDTNEQLKRDYGKPQERTLLDSTAAQKLEAIFLDYYESHTPKQKQALKQEILSLLRQATDKEIAYKQDQIDNLLKNATPKTMQKAQAQAQAKSLALEDFKAELDSLLHDYARYDFHTDKLFLYRFFFAPVFEKGGFDIVIGNPPYIRQEKIPQKQEILQEFEALRLEPQAPIKFSDSSADIFTYFYAKGLELLKPSGVLSFITSNKWCRAKYGQNLRELLLPRLDSHYDLNGIKAFESATVDTAITTVLKSQPQTLKDQEPKEAKGSKESKAPSHNLYFLALSQSGASHQALLSSSPYLSATIHTKRVSLPASSLSASSLSFANPAALALKAKIEAIGTPLKEWDISINYGIKTGYNEAFIIDSHKRDEILSNCDDTQASLKPYPLSQYDPNLASD; encoded by the coding sequence ATGACAACCCCCCTACAAACCTTCACCACCTCCCCCTACACCCTAGAGCATTTCAAAGACTTTATCCAGCAAGCTTTCCCACAAGCCCAGCTGCTAGACTCCCCCACCACGCCCTACAAAGAAGGGCATATTATCCACGCCTACACCCCAATCTGCGATGAAATAGAGCTAGAATCTAGCCATATCCTGCAAGTCTATGCCTTTGAGACAAGCTCCACTCGTGCCAAAGTTACCCTACACCAAGAGCTAGCCAAAATCGCCAAAGACAATGCCTCCCATATCCTAGCGTGCTTTTATGACCCAAGCGATACAAAAGAGTTCCGCCTAAGCCTTATCACCACAGGCTTTGACTTTGAGGCTAATAAATCCACCCATAGCAACCTCCGCCGCCAAAGCTTCACTCTAGGAGACTCTATCCCCACCCACACCGCACAAAAGCAGCTAAAAGATCTCATAGACTCCAAAGCCAAAAGCAAAGACACCCTAGAAGAAGTCTTTTCCCTAGAGCCCGTAACAAAAGAGTTTTATGCGGAGTATAAAAAGCTCTATGACAGCCTATGCCAAACTCTCAACGCCTCTCCAGCCGTCATAAACGCGCTAAATGGCTACCAAGGCGCAAGCGGCGAGCAAGCCACCTCCGCCTTTGTCAAAAAGCTCTTAGGGCGCATTATCTTTCTGTATTTTTTACAGAAAAAGGGCTGGCTAGGCGTGGAGCAAGGCAAGCAGTGGGGCAGTGGCGATAAGCACTTTTTCCGCACGCTTTTTGCTCGCGCTAAGAAGCAGGGGCAGAGCTTTTATGCCAAGCTTCTCTGCCCGCTCTTTTTTGAGAGTCTAAACACCAAGCGACAAGGCGACTATAGCCAAGAGCTAGGCTGCAAGATCCCCTTCCTAAATGGCGGACTCTTTGAAGAAGCAAAGCTACCCGCCACGGAACACCACAGCTTTGATAGACATATCGCCATAGAGCAAGCCCTAGACAACACCCAATTTGAAGCGATTTTTGAGCTTTTTGACCGCTACCACTTCACCATAGAAGAATCCACCCCCGATAATGTCGAAATCTCCATCGACCCAGAAATGCTAGGCAAAGTCTTTGAAAACCTAATCGACTACAACAAAGACACAGGCGCATTCTACACGCGGCGACCTATCGTGCATTTTATGTGTAAAAACGCCCTGACTCGCTACTTGCAGATCCAGCTCCTAGGCAGCATAGCCCAAGCAGATCTAAGCGATTCTAGCGCGAAAGTGGATTCTAGGAAAACCGCCCAATGCCCAGAATCCACTTTTGATAAAACCGCTCAAAATGCAAGCGACTCGCACGACATAAAAGTAGAAAATGTGTTTGATAACCACGCCGCAGACTCCCGCAAAAGCGCGGCAAAGCCAACGCCAGAAATCAGCCAAGCAATCCATAATCTCATTTTCCACCAAGACCCAAGCCACCTACCCCAAACCACACAATCCCAAATCCTATCCCTCCTCCAAGAATGCACAATCCTAGACAACGCCATAGGCTCGGGGGCTTTCCCTATGGGGCTTTTGCTAGAGATTTTAGAAGCTATCCACGCGCTTTGCCCAGAGCTCAAAGAAGAGCAGCTAGCCGCCCACAAACGCCAAATAATCGCCAATCAAATCTATGGCGTAGATATTGATGCTGATGCCATAGAGATAGCTAAGCTTAGATTTTGGCTCTCCATTGCCGTTGATGAGTCTAGCCCTAGCCCTCTGCCAAACTTAGACTTCAAGCTTATGCAGGGCAACTCCCTGCTAGAATCCATCTGTGGTATCCCTGTGCTGCCTAGGCTTGCTAGCCACCTAGAGCAGCCTCAAACACTTTTAGATACCAATGAGCAGCTTAAGCGCGACTATGGCAAGCCACAGGAGCGCACCTTGCTAGACTCTACCGCCGCGCAAAAGCTTGAAGCTATATTCCTAGACTACTACGAGTCCCACACCCCCAAGCAAAAGCAAGCCCTAAAGCAAGAGATTTTGAGCCTTTTGCGCCAAGCCACCGACAAAGAGATAGCCTATAAGCAAGACCAGATAGACAATCTCCTAAAAAACGCCACGCCAAAGACCATGCAAAAAGCCCAGGCACAAGCCCAAGCCAAATCCCTAGCCCTAGAAGACTTCAAAGCAGAGCTAGACTCTCTCCTGCACGACTATGCGCGCTATGACTTCCACACAGACAAGCTCTTCCTCTATCGCTTTTTCTTCGCTCCTGTGTTTGAGAAAGGCGGCTTTGACATCGTGATCGGTAATCCTCCCTATATCCGCCAAGAGAAAATCCCCCAAAAGCAAGAGATACTACAAGAGTTTGAAGCCCTGCGCCTAGAGCCGCAAGCCCCCATCAAGTTTAGCGACTCAAGTGCTGATATTTTCACCTACTTTTATGCCAAAGGCTTGGAGCTGCTAAAGCCTAGCGGGGTGCTAAGCTTCATCACTAGCAACAAATGGTGCCGCGCCAAATATGGGCAGAATCTACGCGAGCTGCTCCTACCGCGTCTAGATTCTCACTATGACTTAAATGGTATCAAAGCCTTTGAGTCTGCCACTGTGGATACCGCCATAACCACCGTGCTAAAGTCCCAGCCCCAAACTCTAAAGGATCAAGAGCCTAAGGAGGCAAAAGGATCTAAAGAGTCTAAAGCCCCTAGCCACAATCTCTACTTCCTAGCACTTAGTCAAAGTGGCGCGAGCCATCAAGCCCTGCTAAGCAGCAGCCCCTATCTCTCTGCGACCATCCACACCAAGCGCGTAAGCCTGCCTGCAAGCAGCCTAAGCGCAAGCTCCCTTAGCTTTGCAAATCCCGCCGCCCTAGCCCTTAAAGCTAAAATTGAAGCAATCGGCACACCATTAAAAGAATGGGATATTTCTATAAATTATGGAATCAAAACAGGCTATAACGAAGCCTTTATCATAGACTCACACAAACGAGATGAGATTTTAAGCAATTGTGATGATACGCAAGCTTCACTAAAGCCCTATCCACTTAGTCAATATGACCCAAATCTAGCTAGCGACTAG
- the gltX gene encoding glutamate--tRNA ligase: protein MLRFAPSPTGDMHIGNLRAAIFNYILAKQRGERFLIRIEDTDVARNIAGSDKEILQILTLFGLLWDDLVYQSGNFPYHNQLAQKLIDNGRAFYCYCSKDFLESKKQEAIAAKRAFRYDDSWAEIEKDSGKSPVIRLRKSLEPITYHDSIKGDLHFAPNELDSFVIMREDGVPTYNFACACDDMLYDISAIVRGEDHTSNTPKQILVHRALGYEKQIEYAHLPIILGESGKKMSKRDSASSVAWLLEQGFLPSAICNYLISMGNHTPYEIFSLEEAIAWFSLEKIAKAPVRFDLARLRFVNHAHLSRLSDSDLALLLESSDESMGKLARIYLEEASTLNELRDKISPIFSPKDISTLYEGQDFSQECAALAEALRTIAVNAPLEYESFKDQAMQASGLKGKGFFKALRILLTGASHGPDLSKLYAILRPYLREVVVCAGS, encoded by the coding sequence ATGCTTCGTTTTGCCCCATCGCCCACAGGCGATATGCACATAGGAAACTTGCGCGCCGCGATTTTTAACTATATCCTTGCCAAGCAGCGTGGCGAGCGGTTTTTGATCCGCATAGAGGATACTGATGTCGCGCGCAATATCGCTGGAAGCGATAAAGAGATCTTGCAGATATTAACGCTCTTTGGGCTATTGTGGGACGATCTGGTCTATCAAAGTGGCAATTTCCCCTATCACAATCAGCTAGCCCAAAAGCTTATCGACAATGGCAGGGCATTTTACTGCTACTGCTCCAAAGACTTCCTAGAATCCAAAAAGCAAGAAGCCATAGCAGCAAAGCGGGCATTCCGCTATGATGATAGCTGGGCGGAGATCGAGAAAGACTCTGGTAAATCCCCTGTGATCCGCCTACGCAAATCCCTAGAGCCGATCACCTACCACGATAGTATCAAGGGCGATTTACACTTCGCGCCAAATGAGCTAGATAGCTTTGTGATTATGCGAGAAGATGGCGTGCCTACCTACAACTTCGCCTGCGCGTGCGATGATATGCTCTATGATATTAGCGCGATTGTGCGCGGCGAGGATCATACAAGCAATACGCCAAAGCAGATTCTAGTCCATAGGGCATTAGGCTATGAAAAGCAGATAGAATACGCGCATTTGCCCATAATCCTAGGCGAGAGTGGCAAAAAGATGAGCAAGCGCGATAGTGCTTCAAGCGTGGCGTGGCTCTTGGAGCAGGGCTTCCTGCCAAGTGCGATTTGCAACTACCTAATCAGTATGGGCAATCACACGCCTTATGAAATCTTTAGCCTAGAAGAAGCGATCGCGTGGTTTAGCCTTGAGAAAATCGCCAAAGCCCCCGTGCGCTTTGACCTAGCGCGGTTGCGCTTTGTCAATCACGCGCATTTATCGCGCCTTAGCGATAGTGATCTAGCACTTTTGCTAGAGAGTAGCGATGAGTCTATGGGCAAGCTAGCTAGAATCTACCTAGAAGAAGCCAGCACACTCAATGAGCTGCGCGATAAGATTAGCCCGATCTTCTCGCCAAAGGACATTAGCACGCTCTATGAGGGGCAGGATTTTTCACAAGAATGCGCCGCTCTAGCGGAAGCGTTGCGCACGATCGCTGTCAATGCCCCGCTAGAGTATGAGAGCTTCAAAGACCAAGCGATGCAAGCAAGTGGGCTAAAGGGCAAGGGCTTTTTCAAAGCCCTTAGGATTTTGCTAACAGGTGCTAGCCACGGACCGGATTTATCCAAGCTCTATGCGATTTTGCGACCATATTTGCGGGAGGTTGTGGTGTGTGCGGGGAGCTAG
- a CDS encoding YggT family protein — translation MGIIITSIANMLHMLIWAYMWVLIIAVFLSWVRPDPSNPIVQVLYRLSYPVLDFARRKLYFLVFNGVDLSPLAVIIGLQILDQVIMQVAFALAR, via the coding sequence ATGGGAATTATCATTACCTCTATCGCCAATATGCTTCATATGCTAATTTGGGCATATATGTGGGTGCTAATTATTGCAGTCTTTCTTAGCTGGGTGCGTCCAGATCCTAGCAACCCTATCGTGCAGGTGCTTTACCGCCTAAGCTATCCGGTGCTGGATTTTGCACGCAGGAAGCTATATTTTCTTGTGTTTAATGGTGTGGATCTCTCGCCTTTAGCAGTGATTATTGGGCTGCAGATTTTGGATCAAGTGATTATGCAAGTGGCGTTTGCCCTAGCTCGCTAG